The Onychomys torridus chromosome 4, mOncTor1.1, whole genome shotgun sequence genome includes a window with the following:
- the Mrps2 gene encoding 28S ribosomal protein S2, mitochondrial: MAPAPAVLTRLLCAGVWRRPGFLQKATPGLAGLNGRMVTGAQAPVVSEPQDGDDPQSRILDMPLQHSDFFNVKELFSVKSLFDARVHLGHKAGCRHRFMEPYIFGNRLGQDIIDLEQTASNLQLALNFTAHVAYRKGIILFVSRNRQFSHVIEKTAQDCGEYAHTRYFKGGLLTNAHLLFGPSVRLPDLIIFLHTLNNVFEPHVAVRDAAKMNIPTVGIVDTNCNPCLITYPVPGNDDSPQAIHLFCKLFRTTINRAKEKRRQMEALHRLQSSRGSEGSGTSSVSDKSHSP, encoded by the exons ATGGCGCCTGCTCCGGCCGTGCTGACCCGGCTGCTGTGTGCAG GTGTGTGGCGCCGGCCAGGTTTCCTGCAGAAGGCGACCCCGGGCCTGGCCGGGCTGAATGGTAGAATGGTGACGGGAGCCCAAGCCCCCGTGGTCAGCGAGCCCCAGGACGGCGACG ATCCCCAGAGCAGGATCCTAGACATGCCACTGCAGCATTCGGACTTCTTCAACGTCAAGGAGCTGTTTTCCGTGAAGAGCCTCTTCGACGCCCGAGTACACCTGGGCCATAAAGCTGGTTGCCGTCATAG GTTTATGGAGCCATACATCTTTGGCAACCGCCTGGGCCAAGACATCATCGACTTGGAGCAGACAGCCTCGAATCtacagctggccttgaacttcacgGCCCATGTGGCCTACCGCAAGGGCATCATCCTTTTTGTGAGCCGGAACCGGCAGTTCTCTCACGTGATTGAGAAGACAGCCCAGGACTGCGGGGAGTATGCCCACACCCGCTACTTCAAGGGTGGTTTGCTGACTAATGCACACCTCCTCTTCGGGCCCTCAGTCCGCCTGCCGGACCTCATCATTTTCCTGCACACGCTCAACAATGTCTTTGAACCCCATGTGGCTGTGAGGGATGCTGCCAAGATGAACATCCCCACAGTGGGCATTGTGGACACCAACTGCAACCCATGCCTCATCACTTACCCTGTCCCTGGCAACGATGACTCACCCCAAGCTATCCACCTCTTCTGCAAGCTCTTCCGGACAACCATCAACCGAGCtaaggagaagaggaggcagatggAGGCACTGCACCGGCTGCagagttccagggggtctgaggGCAGTGGAACGTCTTCTGTATCTGATAAGAGCCATTCCCCATGA